Proteins encoded in a region of the Streptomyces sp. PCS3-D2 genome:
- a CDS encoding cysteine dioxygenase family protein, with protein sequence MTTTTPARTTTRMAALISEIRTVVERGLAPDLTAYLVGERLAPHLGATDLLTPTQQEGDAERYRQHILHAEPDGSFSVVALVWLPGQETCIHDHVSWCVAGVHQGEESESRFRLAPGAGPARLVATESVVNAQGEVCGFAPPGDIHQVRNSCSTTAISVHVYGADVSRLGTSIRRVYQLPVG encoded by the coding sequence ATGACCACCACCACACCGGCCCGTACCACCACGAGGATGGCCGCCCTCATCAGTGAGATCCGCACGGTCGTGGAGCGGGGACTGGCCCCCGACCTCACCGCCTACCTCGTGGGCGAAAGGCTCGCTCCCCACCTCGGTGCGACCGACCTGCTGACGCCGACACAGCAGGAGGGCGATGCGGAGCGGTACCGGCAGCACATCCTGCACGCGGAGCCCGACGGCAGTTTCTCCGTGGTGGCGCTGGTGTGGCTTCCGGGGCAGGAGACCTGCATCCACGATCACGTGTCGTGGTGCGTGGCCGGGGTGCACCAGGGCGAGGAGAGCGAAAGCCGTTTCCGCCTCGCGCCCGGTGCGGGTCCTGCTCGCCTGGTGGCGACGGAGAGCGTGGTCAACGCCCAGGGTGAGGTCTGTGGATTCGCGCCGCCCGGCGATATCCACCAGGTACGCAACTCCTGTTCCACCACGGCGATATCGGTGCACGTGTACGGCGCTGACGTGTCCCGGCTGGGGACCAGCATCCGTCGCGTCTACCAGCTTCCCGTCGGCTGA
- a CDS encoding YeiH family protein produces MALLHRPQGKVVRHVSRETSTPWPGLVLAAGGALAAWCVHRLIPAVPMLTASVVLGIAMAHLPGPRSLVRGAGRAGLSLAGRRLMRIGIVLLGLGLGLDQVLRLGWVTVAMVVGVVAATFFGTLWMGRRLGLPGDQPLLIATGYSICGASAIGAVSQVSGSDEEDVAASVALVTLCGTLAIAVLPLLQDPLMLSDQAFGRWVGAGVHDVGQVVATAQTAGPDALGEAVLVKLMRVALLAPLVAAVAFSVRARRRGMRTSSGRRPAPVPLFVAGFLAAAALRATGVLPDVALEWARTAQEALLAAALFGLGSAVHLPTLARTGGRAAALGLGAWVVVAGASYAGVMLTV; encoded by the coding sequence ATGGCCCTCCTCCATCGCCCACAGGGCAAGGTGGTTCGGCATGTTTCACGTGAAACATCCACGCCTTGGCCCGGGTTGGTGCTGGCGGCTGGAGGAGCCCTGGCCGCCTGGTGCGTCCATCGCCTCATACCGGCCGTACCGATGCTGACCGCGTCAGTGGTGCTGGGTATCGCGATGGCTCACCTCCCCGGACCGCGGAGCCTCGTACGGGGAGCCGGGCGAGCAGGCCTCTCCCTGGCCGGGCGGCGGCTCATGCGGATCGGCATCGTCCTGCTGGGCCTCGGACTGGGGCTGGACCAGGTGCTCCGTCTGGGCTGGGTCACGGTGGCCATGGTGGTCGGGGTGGTCGCGGCCACGTTCTTCGGCACCCTCTGGATGGGCCGCAGGCTGGGACTACCGGGCGACCAGCCGCTGCTGATCGCCACGGGGTACTCGATCTGTGGAGCCTCCGCGATCGGCGCCGTGAGCCAGGTTTCGGGCAGTGACGAGGAGGACGTGGCCGCCTCGGTGGCACTGGTCACCCTGTGCGGAACCCTCGCCATCGCCGTACTGCCCCTCCTCCAGGACCCGCTGATGCTCTCCGACCAGGCCTTCGGGAGGTGGGTCGGCGCCGGTGTGCACGACGTCGGCCAGGTGGTGGCAACCGCGCAGACGGCGGGCCCGGACGCCCTGGGCGAGGCGGTGCTGGTCAAGCTGATGCGGGTGGCCCTGCTCGCCCCTCTGGTGGCGGCGGTCGCCTTCTCGGTACGGGCCCGGCGGCGCGGCATGCGCACGTCCTCGGGGCGACGGCCCGCCCCGGTGCCGCTCTTCGTGGCCGGGTTCCTGGCCGCGGCCGCGCTGCGCGCCACAGGCGTGCTGCCCGACGTCGCCCTGGAATGGGCGCGCACCGCGCAGGAGGCACTGCTGGCGGCGGCCCTGTTCGGCCTGGGGAGCGCAGTCCACCTGCCGACGCTGGCCCGGACCGGTGGGCGTGCCGCAGCGCTGGGACTGGGGGCGTGGGTGGTCGTCGCCGGGGCCTCGTACGCGGGCGTGATGCTCACGGTATGA
- a CDS encoding PP2C family protein-serine/threonine phosphatase, giving the protein MLDMPPCVRVDVDSLMAAQHGLGVCNAIWRIAPGGKADAMSAPHLPKVAGIDPAVTTSPHTAAPPPARTTPAAAAPTAPGSLIQDRLAGMVSDLTTLHELTERLARADDLDTSLSEFLRAGAALVGARRGLIVLEPSDGLGPTATIGLGLGHAELGHIETVPRSATRYGRILDGLPDAQGGSEVLPEPDAPPGAGGFAAPVDPRHREVAARLGYAASYALPLTAEATGRLGAAVWLYDEQAEPSDRQRDLAGLYVRHAAEHLARMLEVERSRTRLATVAEELLPSRLPRIPGIQLAARHHTGPLGGGDWYDALPLPEGALGLAVGSVTGSGPSAVAAMGRLRASLRAYAVMEGEDPVAVLSDLELLLRLTEPARSATALFAYCEPAGGQQSDDRDSKIILAGAGHTPPLVVGEHRTEYVETSLSAPLGMLSCWEAPSMEIEPAPGETVLLYTDGLLHHTGDPMDRAYARLHAAAAGAPRAAREDPETLCDHILRTVLPDGRPADAPEDIVLLAARFE; this is encoded by the coding sequence ATGCTGGACATGCCTCCGTGTGTGCGTGTAGATGTGGATTCCTTGATGGCGGCGCAGCACGGTCTGGGGGTTTGCAATGCTATTTGGCGAATCGCACCAGGTGGAAAGGCGGACGCCATGAGCGCCCCGCATCTGCCGAAAGTGGCTGGAATCGATCCAGCAGTTACCACGTCACCGCACACTGCGGCACCCCCGCCCGCCCGGACCACTCCCGCGGCGGCCGCTCCGACCGCACCGGGCAGCCTCATCCAGGACCGGCTGGCAGGCATGGTCTCGGACCTCACCACCCTGCACGAGCTCACCGAGCGTCTGGCCCGCGCCGACGACCTCGACACCTCCCTCAGCGAGTTCCTGCGCGCCGGCGCCGCACTCGTCGGCGCCCGTCGCGGCTTGATCGTCCTGGAGCCCTCCGACGGGCTGGGCCCCACCGCCACCATCGGACTCGGCCTCGGACACGCCGAACTGGGCCACATCGAGACCGTGCCTCGCAGCGCGACCCGCTACGGGCGGATCCTCGACGGACTGCCCGACGCCCAGGGCGGCTCCGAAGTGCTTCCCGAACCGGACGCGCCCCCCGGGGCCGGCGGATTCGCCGCCCCCGTGGATCCCCGTCACCGCGAGGTCGCCGCCCGGCTCGGCTACGCCGCCAGCTACGCACTCCCCCTGACCGCCGAGGCCACCGGCCGACTCGGCGCCGCCGTGTGGCTCTACGACGAACAGGCCGAACCCAGCGACCGCCAGCGCGATCTGGCCGGGCTGTACGTGCGGCACGCCGCCGAGCACCTGGCCCGCATGCTGGAGGTGGAACGATCCCGCACCCGGCTGGCCACCGTCGCGGAGGAACTGCTGCCCAGCCGGCTCCCCCGGATCCCCGGGATCCAGCTCGCGGCCCGCCACCACACGGGACCGCTCGGCGGGGGCGACTGGTACGACGCGCTGCCGCTGCCGGAGGGCGCTCTGGGACTGGCCGTGGGCTCCGTCACCGGATCCGGCCCGAGCGCCGTCGCCGCCATGGGACGGCTGCGCGCGTCCCTGCGCGCCTACGCCGTCATGGAGGGCGAGGATCCGGTCGCCGTCCTGTCCGACCTGGAACTGCTGCTCCGGCTGACCGAACCCGCCCGCTCGGCCACCGCGCTCTTCGCCTACTGCGAGCCCGCCGGGGGGCAGCAGAGCGACGACCGGGACAGCAAGATCATCTTGGCGGGGGCCGGACACACCCCGCCGCTCGTCGTCGGCGAGCACCGCACGGAGTACGTGGAGACCTCGCTCTCCGCCCCCCTGGGCATGTTGTCCTGCTGGGAGGCGCCGAGCATGGAGATCGAACCCGCACCCGGAGAAACGGTGCTTCTCTACACCGACGGGCTGCTCCACCACACCGGCGACCCGATGGACCGGGCCTATGCCCGTCTGCACGCGGCAGCCGCAGGGGCGCCCCGAGCCGCCCGGGAGGACCCGGAGACCCTGTGCGACCACATCCTGCGGACCGTGCTGCCCGACGGGCGGCCGGCCGACGCCCCCGAGGACATCGTGCTGCTCGCAGCCCGCTTCGAGTGA
- a CDS encoding S1C family serine protease has translation MSTENQGTAAPTPSAAPSVTPAQGSETAPAASTPAPQPDHAPQDAAPGVPPAPSAAPAPAPAAGEHVTQQLPPTPAPGTGATQQIPPPPAPQAPAYGQAPAPAAHGAEGWPPPPPTVPAYGAGGAGGGPVWGAPPAADGYPAPKPKGRGGLIAAVLVAALLAGGIGGSVGYWAAERSNNGTGSTTISAANTPKDLKREAGSIAGLAAGALPSVVTIEASAGDGEGGTGTGFVYDQQGHILTNNHVVASAVNGGKLFATFSDGKRYDAEVVGRAQGYDVAVLKLKNPPAGLKPLALGDSDKVAVGDATIAIGAPFGLSNTVTTGIVSAKNRPVASGDGTGSKNSYMSALQTDASINPGNSGGPLLDGRGAVIGINSAIQSAGNGGFGGGQAGSIGLGFAIPINQAKNVAESLIKTGKPVYPVISVSVDLQAKTEGAKISEQGAAANELVDPNGPAGKAGLRPGDVITAFGGKPVDSGPTLISMIWTYKPGDTVKLTYLRDGKPTTVDITLGSRIGDK, from the coding sequence GTGAGCACCGAGAACCAGGGCACCGCGGCCCCCACACCCTCCGCGGCCCCGTCCGTGACCCCTGCTCAGGGCTCCGAGACGGCGCCGGCGGCCTCCACGCCCGCTCCGCAGCCGGACCACGCCCCGCAGGACGCCGCCCCGGGCGTGCCGCCGGCCCCGTCCGCGGCGCCCGCACCGGCGCCCGCCGCCGGTGAGCACGTGACCCAGCAGCTTCCGCCGACGCCTGCGCCGGGCACCGGGGCGACCCAGCAGATCCCGCCCCCGCCCGCCCCGCAGGCCCCTGCCTACGGCCAGGCCCCCGCCCCGGCCGCGCACGGGGCCGAGGGCTGGCCTCCCCCGCCGCCCACCGTGCCGGCGTACGGTGCGGGCGGTGCGGGCGGCGGTCCGGTCTGGGGCGCTCCCCCGGCCGCCGACGGCTATCCCGCGCCCAAGCCGAAGGGCAGGGGCGGCCTGATCGCGGCCGTGCTCGTGGCGGCCCTCCTCGCGGGCGGCATCGGCGGCAGCGTCGGCTATTGGGCCGCCGAGCGCAGCAACAACGGCACCGGCTCGACCACGATCAGCGCGGCCAACACCCCGAAGGACCTCAAGCGCGAGGCCGGCTCCATCGCCGGGCTCGCCGCCGGCGCACTGCCCAGCGTGGTCACCATTGAGGCTTCGGCCGGAGACGGTGAGGGGGGCACCGGCACCGGCTTCGTCTACGACCAGCAGGGCCACATCCTCACCAACAACCACGTCGTGGCCTCCGCTGTGAACGGCGGCAAGCTCTTCGCGACCTTCTCCGACGGAAAGCGGTACGACGCCGAGGTGGTGGGCCGTGCCCAGGGCTACGACGTCGCCGTGCTGAAGCTGAAGAACCCGCCGGCCGGCCTGAAGCCGCTGGCCCTCGGCGACTCCGACAAGGTCGCGGTCGGCGACGCCACGATCGCGATCGGTGCCCCGTTCGGTCTGTCCAATACGGTCACCACCGGCATCGTCAGCGCCAAGAACCGCCCGGTCGCCTCCGGTGACGGCACCGGCAGCAAGAACTCGTACATGAGCGCGCTGCAGACGGATGCCTCGATCAACCCGGGCAACTCCGGCGGGCCGCTTCTGGACGGTCGCGGCGCCGTCATCGGCATCAACTCCGCCATCCAGTCGGCCGGGAACGGCGGCTTCGGCGGCGGCCAGGCCGGCTCCATCGGGCTCGGCTTCGCTATCCCGATCAACCAGGCCAAGAACGTGGCCGAATCCCTGATCAAGACGGGCAAGCCGGTCTACCCGGTGATCTCGGTCTCCGTGGACCTCCAGGCCAAGACCGAAGGCGCGAAGATCTCCGAGCAGGGTGCCGCCGCCAACGAGCTCGTCGACCCCAACGGTCCGGCCGGCAAGGCGGGCCTCAGGCCGGGCGACGTCATCACGGCCTTCGGCGGCAAGCCGGTCGACAGCGGTCCGACCCTGATCAGCATGATCTGGACCTACAAGCCCGGCGACACGGTGAAGCTCACCTACCTGCGTGACGGCAAGCCGACCACCGTCGACATCACGCTCGGCTCCAGGATCGGCGACAAGTAG
- a CDS encoding glycerophosphodiester phosphodiesterase, whose translation MPRTIQVVAHRGASEDAPEHTLAAYRKAIEDGADALECDVRLTADGHLVLVHDRRVNRTSNGRGAVSALELADLAALDFGSWKDREESPDWDADPERTSVLTLERLLELVADTGRPVQLAIETKHPTRWAGQVEERLLSLLRRFGLDAAPPEGPHPVRVMSFSARSLHRVQAAAPTIPTVYLMQFISPRMRDGRLPAGVAIAGPGIRIVRNHPGFIRRLQDAGHSVHVWTVNDPEDVQLCADLGVEAIITNRPRQVLSQLGR comes from the coding sequence ATGCCGCGCACCATCCAGGTCGTCGCCCACCGCGGCGCTTCGGAGGACGCCCCCGAGCACACCCTGGCCGCCTACCGCAAGGCCATCGAGGACGGCGCCGACGCCCTCGAATGCGATGTCAGGCTCACCGCCGACGGCCATCTGGTCCTGGTCCACGACCGCAGGGTGAACCGCACCTCGAACGGCCGCGGCGCCGTCTCCGCCCTGGAGCTGGCCGATCTCGCCGCCCTCGACTTCGGCTCCTGGAAAGACCGCGAGGAATCCCCCGACTGGGACGCCGACCCCGAGCGCACCTCGGTCCTCACCCTGGAGCGCCTTCTGGAGCTGGTCGCGGACACCGGACGGCCCGTACAGCTCGCGATCGAGACGAAGCACCCGACGCGCTGGGCCGGACAGGTGGAGGAGCGCCTGCTCTCCCTCCTCAGGCGCTTCGGTCTGGACGCCGCGCCGCCCGAGGGCCCGCACCCGGTCCGGGTCATGAGCTTCTCCGCGCGCTCCCTGCACCGGGTGCAGGCCGCCGCGCCGACGATCCCGACCGTGTACCTCATGCAGTTCATCTCACCCCGGATGCGCGACGGACGGCTGCCGGCTGGAGTGGCGATCGCCGGCCCCGGGATCCGGATCGTCCGCAATCACCCCGGCTTCATCCGCAGGCTTCAGGACGCGGGCCATTCCGTTCACGTGTGGACGGTGAACGATCCAGAAGACGTTCAGCTCTGCGCGGATCTGGGTGTGGAAGCGATCATTACGAACAGACCGCGTCAAGTTCTGTCCCAACTGGGTCGCTGA
- a CDS encoding DUF6344 domain-containing protein translates to MAHRNVLTSIWTSVLAALVAVLASLGFGGKAAPAAAASTAGGAAPTAVAAVPARRQAVSAPRSWREMMRGGSLPPTLKQRIRAEAHGKTPGVRRSTTAAAMGAAPGTAARVMAPSVVPAPRTARAVRAARTVRAAREELALAA, encoded by the coding sequence ATGGCTCACCGCAACGTCCTCACGTCGATCTGGACCTCGGTCCTCGCAGCACTCGTGGCCGTTCTCGCCAGCCTCGGCTTCGGCGGCAAGGCTGCTCCGGCCGCCGCCGCATCCACCGCCGGTGGCGCGGCTCCGACTGCTGTCGCCGCCGTCCCCGCGCGCCGGCAGGCGGTCTCGGCGCCGAGGAGCTGGCGGGAGATGATGCGGGGTGGTTCGCTGCCGCCGACCCTGAAGCAGCGCATCCGCGCCGAGGCCCACGGCAAGACGCCCGGTGTCCGCCGCTCGACCACCGCCGCAGCCATGGGTGCCGCCCCCGGAACCGCCGCCCGCGTCATGGCGCCCTCCGTGGTACCTGCCCCACGTACCGCCCGTGCCGTCCGTGCCGCCCGTACCGTCCGTGCCGCCCGCGAGGAACTGGCGCTCGCCGCGTAG
- a CDS encoding DUF5926 family protein, producing MAKKRPATKSAKPQLSNGEIPVVGAREPCPCGSGRRYKACHGAAAAHAVTEHVRRPFEGLPGECDWVALRELVPAATIPLSLKGGLPEGVPSVTLVTVLPMAWPALRREDGSVLLGLQNETSTGDLSRDLADTLERALVAEPGTPVTARRVPAEGPRLQDLLDTDGGFEPVVHSGFEFWIPESEGGENASPEIAASLERANAAAIPTVKLTGVDAAYWCETPDKNHLRWVMPHPEEKLLDALARLHAAGTSSLGEGTKLVGSFRAHGLMVPVWDLPTGVTADDVEKPAAEFAERLAKALAADAPLTAEERRARGGLTNRQVTLS from the coding sequence ATGGCCAAGAAGCGCCCCGCAACCAAGTCTGCAAAGCCGCAGCTCAGCAACGGCGAGATCCCCGTTGTCGGGGCGCGCGAGCCCTGCCCCTGCGGATCCGGGCGCCGTTACAAGGCCTGTCACGGCGCCGCCGCCGCGCACGCCGTCACCGAGCACGTCCGGCGGCCGTTCGAGGGTCTGCCGGGCGAGTGCGACTGGGTCGCGCTGCGCGAACTCGTGCCCGCGGCCACCATCCCGTTGTCGCTGAAGGGCGGTCTGCCCGAGGGCGTCCCCTCCGTCACGCTGGTGACCGTGCTGCCCATGGCCTGGCCGGCGCTGCGCCGCGAGGACGGGTCGGTCCTGCTCGGCCTGCAGAACGAGACGTCCACCGGAGACCTGAGCCGCGACCTGGCCGACACCCTGGAGCGCGCACTCGTCGCGGAGCCGGGAACTCCGGTCACTGCCCGCCGCGTACCCGCCGAGGGCCCCCGACTTCAGGATCTCCTGGACACCGACGGCGGTTTCGAGCCGGTTGTGCACAGCGGCTTCGAATTCTGGATTCCGGAATCCGAGGGCGGCGAGAACGCGTCGCCGGAGATCGCCGCCTCACTGGAGCGCGCCAACGCGGCCGCCATCCCCACCGTCAAGCTGACCGGCGTCGACGCCGCCTACTGGTGCGAGACCCCGGACAAGAACCACCTGCGCTGGGTCATGCCGCACCCCGAGGAAAAGCTCCTCGACGCCCTCGCGCGGCTGCATGCGGCCGGCACGTCCTCGCTCGGCGAGGGCACCAAGCTCGTCGGTTCCTTCCGCGCCCACGGCCTGATGGTCCCGGTCTGGGATCTGCCGACCGGGGTGACGGCCGACGACGTCGAGAAGCCGGCGGCGGAGTTCGCGGAGCGGCTGGCCAAGGCACTGGCCGCGGACGCTCCGCTGACCGCCGAGGAGCGCCGGGCGCGCGGCGGTCTCACCAACCGCCAGGTGACCCTGAGCTGA
- a CDS encoding serine protease, giving the protein MNRHRTALSVLLSVGALVAGALTAATPSIAADASTSFRQQHTQGFWTAERMRGATPLDVTAVPGAGRISTAASAASAAPTAIAPTAAATAASPTAFPQAGGAWTGGGAVVKTSGRVFFTMGSRTASCSGNSITSANGSTVMTAGHCVKYQGAWHTNWVFVPAYSNGSAPYGQWSATKTFATDQWAASEDMNMDVGLAVVAPLNGRTLSQAVGAQGVLFNGGYNKRMYFFGFPAAAPYDGTKLVYCSGNSGKDFLLTRDHSLGCNMTGGSSGGPWFQDFNETTGLGTQVSVNSFGYNFLPNRMYGPYLGNEAKAAYDKAQTS; this is encoded by the coding sequence GTGAATCGTCATCGCACGGCCTTGTCCGTCCTGCTCTCGGTGGGCGCCCTGGTAGCGGGTGCCCTGACGGCGGCCACACCCTCGATCGCGGCGGACGCCAGCACGTCCTTCCGGCAGCAGCACACCCAGGGCTTCTGGACCGCCGAGCGGATGCGGGGGGCCACCCCGCTCGACGTCACGGCGGTCCCCGGCGCGGGCCGCATCTCCACTGCGGCCTCCGCAGCCTCCGCGGCCCCCACGGCCATCGCCCCGACCGCTGCCGCGACCGCCGCGTCGCCCACGGCCTTCCCGCAGGCGGGCGGGGCCTGGACGGGTGGCGGCGCGGTCGTGAAGACCTCGGGCCGGGTCTTCTTCACGATGGGCAGCCGCACCGCCTCCTGTTCCGGCAACTCGATCACCAGCGCCAACGGCAGCACGGTGATGACGGCCGGCCACTGCGTGAAGTACCAGGGCGCCTGGCACACGAACTGGGTCTTCGTGCCCGCCTACAGCAACGGATCCGCGCCCTACGGCCAGTGGTCGGCCACCAAGACCTTCGCCACCGACCAGTGGGCGGCGAGCGAGGACATGAACATGGACGTCGGTCTCGCCGTCGTCGCCCCGCTGAACGGCCGGACCCTCAGCCAGGCCGTCGGCGCGCAGGGCGTCCTCTTCAACGGCGGCTACAACAAGAGGATGTACTTTTTCGGCTTCCCCGCGGCGGCCCCCTACGACGGCACGAAGCTGGTCTACTGCAGCGGCAACAGCGGCAAGGACTTCCTGCTCACCCGGGACCACAGTCTGGGCTGCAACATGACGGGCGGCTCCAGCGGCGGTCCCTGGTTCCAGGACTTCAACGAGACCACGGGTCTCGGTACCCAGGTTTCGGTGAACAGCTTCGGCTACAACTTCCTGCCGAACCGCATGTACGGGCCGTATCTCGGCAACGAGGCGAAGGCTGCCTACGACAAGGCGCAAACCTCCTGA
- a CDS encoding bifunctional DNA primase/polymerase has translation MREILGRRLQRLRDRLQSLRPDRGESGSASALPEAALTCATTWQWPVLPGVGRSGTDGTRCACPDPDCVVPGAHPFDPGLLAASTDPRMVSWWWTNRPTAPVLLATGGTAPCAVSLPAGAAARAVVRLEAQGLRLGPVVATPTRWALLVAPYSLERLGELLYAKDHVPASLRFHGEGGYLLLPPSAASSGGRVRWEREPRALPQCPPGPKSPGLRPPQTAGAKLWLPDVEVVVDALVEASSSAPGGGSRLAY, from the coding sequence ATGCGCGAGATCCTCGGAAGGCGTCTCCAGCGGCTCCGCGATCGCCTGCAATCCCTGCGCCCCGACCGGGGGGAGAGCGGCAGTGCCTCCGCTCTCCCCGAAGCGGCGCTCACCTGCGCCACCACATGGCAGTGGCCCGTCCTGCCCGGCGTCGGCCGGTCCGGTACGGACGGAACCCGCTGCGCCTGTCCCGACCCCGACTGCGTCGTCCCCGGCGCCCACCCCTTCGACCCCGGTCTGCTCGCAGCCTCCACCGATCCCCGCATGGTGTCCTGGTGGTGGACCAACCGGCCCACCGCACCCGTCCTGCTGGCGACCGGCGGGACCGCCCCGTGCGCCGTGAGCCTTCCCGCCGGTGCGGCCGCGCGGGCCGTCGTACGCCTGGAGGCGCAGGGCCTGAGGCTCGGGCCGGTCGTCGCCACGCCGACCCGGTGGGCGCTGCTCGTGGCGCCGTACTCGCTGGAGCGGCTCGGGGAACTCCTGTACGCCAAAGACCACGTGCCCGCCTCTCTCCGGTTCCACGGTGAGGGCGGCTACCTGCTGCTGCCGCCGTCCGCCGCGTCCAGTGGCGGCCGCGTCCGATGGGAGCGCGAACCGCGTGCGCTGCCGCAGTGCCCGCCCGGTCCGAAGTCCCCTGGCCTGCGGCCGCCGCAGACCGCGGGGGCGAAGCTCTGGCTGCCCGATGTCGAGGTGGTCGTGGACGCGTTGGTCGAGGCGAGCAGCAGCGCGCCCGGTGGCGGAAGCCGGCTCGCGTACTGA
- a CDS encoding LysR family transcriptional regulator: protein MFDSRHIRTFHAVVAAGSYSAAARVLGYTQPAITQQMKALERAVGTPLFTRVGRRMQLTEAGESLSRHAETILGNLSAAEAQLRAYARLRTGRVRLCGFPSANVTLVPEALSGLAKDHPGIQVELLEGEPPESLRRLERGECDITLAFTYPGLHEEVPGDVAEVRLLEDQLTVLLPTGHPLARRRAVHLADLAEERWIAGCPRCRANLLHECAELGFVPDIRFATDDNLVVQSLVAQGLGVAMMPALVLPSLSLSRVCGRALQPAARRHIAAYVYRDHLRIPATAVVLSALKQVASNRVGC from the coding sequence GTGTTCGATTCTCGGCACATACGTACGTTCCACGCCGTGGTCGCCGCCGGCTCGTACTCGGCGGCCGCGCGCGTGCTGGGCTACACCCAGCCCGCCATCACCCAGCAGATGAAGGCGCTCGAACGCGCTGTCGGCACCCCGCTGTTCACCCGTGTCGGCCGCAGGATGCAGCTCACCGAGGCCGGGGAGTCCCTCTCCCGGCACGCCGAGACCATCCTCGGCAACCTCTCGGCCGCCGAGGCCCAGCTGCGGGCATACGCCCGCCTGCGCACCGGCCGGGTCAGGCTGTGCGGCTTCCCCAGCGCCAACGTCACCCTTGTCCCGGAAGCCCTGAGCGGCCTGGCCAAGGACCACCCGGGCATACAGGTGGAGCTACTGGAGGGAGAGCCCCCGGAGTCGCTGCGACGGCTGGAGCGCGGCGAGTGCGACATCACCCTCGCCTTCACCTATCCCGGCCTGCACGAGGAGGTACCGGGGGACGTCGCCGAGGTCAGGCTGCTGGAGGACCAGCTGACGGTGCTGCTCCCGACCGGGCACCCGCTGGCCCGGCGCCGCGCCGTGCACCTGGCCGACCTCGCCGAGGAGCGGTGGATCGCAGGCTGCCCGCGCTGCAGGGCGAACCTGCTGCACGAGTGCGCGGAGCTGGGCTTCGTGCCCGACATCCGCTTCGCCACCGACGACAACCTGGTGGTACAGAGCCTGGTGGCCCAGGGCCTGGGTGTGGCGATGATGCCCGCGTTGGTCCTGCCCTCGCTCTCGCTGAGCCGGGTCTGCGGACGCGCGCTCCAGCCGGCCGCCCGCCGGCACATCGCCGCGTACGTCTACCGGGACCACCTGCGGATCCCGGCAACGGCCGTGGTGCTGAGCGCACTCAAGCAGGTGGCCTCCAATCGGGTCGGCTGCTGA
- a CDS encoding SCO4225 family membrane protein encodes MVRRWSKAEMWVPGAYLALVVAMLVYVAVGSRTGDIGLFGVWPILATAPVSLLLLSTFGPAADAMGPAPTPPVEPYYGSEPPAEPPAEPPAEFVPASDPLPADWVPDTSVAIEPSIWGGLGFSAAVLFSALVNAAAIWALLRFVARRRNAGGTQV; translated from the coding sequence ATGGTGCGGCGCTGGTCGAAGGCTGAGATGTGGGTGCCCGGCGCATACCTGGCACTGGTGGTCGCGATGCTCGTCTACGTCGCGGTGGGCAGCCGGACCGGGGACATCGGGCTCTTCGGAGTCTGGCCGATCCTGGCCACCGCGCCGGTCAGCCTCCTGCTGCTGAGCACCTTCGGACCCGCGGCGGACGCCATGGGGCCGGCCCCGACTCCGCCCGTGGAGCCCTACTACGGCTCGGAACCGCCCGCCGAGCCGCCCGCCGAGCCGCCCGCGGAGTTCGTTCCGGCGTCGGATCCGCTCCCCGCGGACTGGGTACCGGACACCTCCGTGGCCATCGAGCCCTCGATCTGGGGAGGACTCGGCTTCTCCGCTGCGGTCCTGTTCAGCGCCCTGGTCAACGCCGCGGCGATCTGGGCCCTGCTCCGCTTCGTGGCGCGGCGACGCAACGCCGGAGGCACGCAGGTCTAG